The following proteins are co-located in the Gouania willdenowi unplaced genomic scaffold, fGouWil2.1 scaffold_259_arrow_ctg1, whole genome shotgun sequence genome:
- the LOC114459090 gene encoding peptidyl-prolyl cis-trans isomerase FKBP8-like isoform X3 gives MKSGNNIVVNQSMRRETDPQPPADGWLDIFGNGSLMKKVLQAGRGRYSMPQPGQIVKIHLITRLLDGTLINKVSELSLTLGDGEVIYAVDVAVQLMEMREKALFQVRSAVELKITLLEATDAPDLKLLPPTEKIDLATCKREQGNVLDQHRDLKPRNKTIRDEVSTMMKKHSEDDEKMLENPSSTHKHQAKSAGGLSWK, from the coding sequence ATGAAGAGTGGGAATAACATTGTCGTGAATCAGTCCATGAGGAGAGAAACTGACCCCCAACCACCTGCTGATGGGTGGTTAGATATCTTTGGAAATGGTTCGCTAATGAAAAAGGTGCTGCAGGCTGGAAGAGGAAGATACAGTATGCCACAACCTGGACAGATTGTGAAGATTCATCTAATAACACGTCTGTTGGATGGGACGCTGATCAACAAGGTCTCGGAGTTGTCGCTCACTTTGGGAGACGGGGAAGTGATCTATGCAGTGGATGTGGCGGTGCAACTCATGGAAATGAGAGAGAAGGCACTCTTCCAGGTTCGGTCAGCGGTTGAGTTGAAAATTACGCTCCTGGAAGCTACTGATGCTCCAGACCTGAAGCTGCTGCCCCCCACTGAGAAGATTGATCTGGCCACCTGCAAGAGGGAGCAAGGCAATGTTCTTGATCAGCACAGAGACCTGAAGCCACGCAACAAAACGATCCGCGATGAGGTTTCCACGATGATGAAGAAGCACAGTGAGGacgatgagaagatgttggagaacccgtccagcacccacaaacatcaggccaagtCAGCAGGGGGTTTGAGCTGGAAGTGA
- the LOC114459090 gene encoding peptidyl-prolyl cis-trans isomerase FKBP8-like isoform X1, whose protein sequence is MVCVKGKDVTMATVTMLEVVYQSSDSASVMKSGNNIVVNQSMRRETDPQPPADGWLDIFGNGSLMKKVLQAGRGRYSMPQPGQIVKIHLITRLLDGTLINKVSELSLTLGDGEVIYAVDVAVQLMEMREKALFQVRSAVELKITLLEATDAPDLKLLPPTEKIDLATCKREQGNVLDQHRDLKPRNKTIRDEVSTMMKKHSEDDEKMLENPSSTHKHQAKSAGGLSWK, encoded by the coding sequence gtTGTTTACCAAAGCAGTGACAGTGCATCAGTCATGAAGAGTGGGAATAACATTGTCGTGAATCAGTCCATGAGGAGAGAAACTGACCCCCAACCACCTGCTGATGGGTGGTTAGATATCTTTGGAAATGGTTCGCTAATGAAAAAGGTGCTGCAGGCTGGAAGAGGAAGATACAGTATGCCACAACCTGGACAGATTGTGAAGATTCATCTAATAACACGTCTGTTGGATGGGACGCTGATCAACAAGGTCTCGGAGTTGTCGCTCACTTTGGGAGACGGGGAAGTGATCTATGCAGTGGATGTGGCGGTGCAACTCATGGAAATGAGAGAGAAGGCACTCTTCCAGGTTCGGTCAGCGGTTGAGTTGAAAATTACGCTCCTGGAAGCTACTGATGCTCCAGACCTGAAGCTGCTGCCCCCCACTGAGAAGATTGATCTGGCCACCTGCAAGAGGGAGCAAGGCAATGTTCTTGATCAGCACAGAGACCTGAAGCCACGCAACAAAACGATCCGCGATGAGGTTTCCACGATGATGAAGAAGCACAGTGAGGacgatgagaagatgttggagaacccgtccagcacccacaaacatcaggccaagtCAGCAGGGGGTTTGAGCTGGAAGTGA
- the LOC114459090 gene encoding peptidyl-prolyl cis-trans isomerase FKBP8-like isoform X2, whose product MVVYQSSDSASVMKSGNNIVVNQSMRRETDPQPPADGWLDIFGNGSLMKKVLQAGRGRYSMPQPGQIVKIHLITRLLDGTLINKVSELSLTLGDGEVIYAVDVAVQLMEMREKALFQVRSAVELKITLLEATDAPDLKLLPPTEKIDLATCKREQGNVLDQHRDLKPRNKTIRDEVSTMMKKHSEDDEKMLENPSSTHKHQAKSAGGLSWK is encoded by the coding sequence gtTGTTTACCAAAGCAGTGACAGTGCATCAGTCATGAAGAGTGGGAATAACATTGTCGTGAATCAGTCCATGAGGAGAGAAACTGACCCCCAACCACCTGCTGATGGGTGGTTAGATATCTTTGGAAATGGTTCGCTAATGAAAAAGGTGCTGCAGGCTGGAAGAGGAAGATACAGTATGCCACAACCTGGACAGATTGTGAAGATTCATCTAATAACACGTCTGTTGGATGGGACGCTGATCAACAAGGTCTCGGAGTTGTCGCTCACTTTGGGAGACGGGGAAGTGATCTATGCAGTGGATGTGGCGGTGCAACTCATGGAAATGAGAGAGAAGGCACTCTTCCAGGTTCGGTCAGCGGTTGAGTTGAAAATTACGCTCCTGGAAGCTACTGATGCTCCAGACCTGAAGCTGCTGCCCCCCACTGAGAAGATTGATCTGGCCACCTGCAAGAGGGAGCAAGGCAATGTTCTTGATCAGCACAGAGACCTGAAGCCACGCAACAAAACGATCCGCGATGAGGTTTCCACGATGATGAAGAAGCACAGTGAGGacgatgagaagatgttggagaacccgtccagcacccacaaacatcaggccaagtCAGCAGGGGGTTTGAGCTGGAAGTGA